ACGGTGGCCATTGTAACCTGATTGGATGCATTATATATATCCTAATTATCTCTAGCTCTTTATTTTATCACCGGCAATTTCCTTCCTTCATGTCTGTGTATGTGTCTTGTGCTTTTAAGTATAGATTAGTTTCTCTTAACTTACCTAGGTGGAAAGGTGCATAACCTATCTATGACTTGATTAATATATTATtccaaatataataataatgctTTTCTATATGTAGTGCATGATAATACGTGTATGGGGCTCCCGGTGGATCCCAATACTAATGCAATAGCTGGGCGTGAGGATCTAGGCCAGTGTCAAACCCTAGTTTAGCTTTTCCTAATTAAAAAGTACCCAAGAAATCGCGATCCATGACAAGGTGCatattttaacttttggatTCGTTACTCTATTGGCTGATCCAGCGGGATACAGGGGTTGTCATCTTATTGAGACAGCGGAGACAACCGTCAGACAAGCTCCACGAACCCAGCCTTTACCAGGCTTTGCTgtctgattttttaaaaataatcccTCCTGATTAGTAATTAAAAAGCACTAAAAAAGCAGTGCCCTAGAAATTCTTTAACGAACATAAATGGACTAAGGGAGCCTATGCATGCGCTATTAGCGGAGcaacatttttttcccttactCAATTCACTCGTGCAACCGAAAAAGGCGAATCTATAATTTGAAATGCACTGCTTTTTCGTATTATGCGTAGTTagtgtttaaaaattaaaagcattCATCACTTAATATGCTCAAAAAGTTGTCTTAAGGACACTCTTGCAAAGTACGCTTATTGTTATACACGCATGCAAAAGATACTAATTTGTTATATGTGAATACGCATGGGCCTCGATTATCAGTCATGGCACATGCTTGAGGCACGAATAACGCATTCGTTGTGAGTAGATTGAACGATCCATGTCAGTTGCTGGCTTGTTTGATTCAAGGGCTTTAATCTTTTCATTGTAGTTATTAACCCGTGCCTTTGGTATGGTGATGCATTTCATTTATACGTTTCGAGCTTGAAAATGCATTTGTACCTAAAAATGAATCGAAAAGGGGGTGAAAACAACAATAGAGACATATAAAAAGTTCAGATCTGTCTTCTTTTTGTCCAAGAATGTTTTGTTATTGAGGAAGAGCATATCAAAGATACACACTACTCGTTCatcctctctattttttttgcTTCGGACAATCTTTCCTGATGTGCTCTCCTTCTTGTGACATTCATAGCACTTCATGTGACTGTTGGATTTTCTATGACATAATTTTGACCTACTTTTACCTTTGCTGCTAGACTCCTAATGCTCATCTCTACCTCAAATCACTAGTTTCTAAGTTACATCTTGTGCTAGACCATCATGTCACAACTTCACCTGACACTCCATAGAGAACAAGGTGAATTTTACCTCTTTCAAGATAATTGTAGTACGCTCCTATAATAGTGAgtcagtaaagtgctcccataaTTCAGGTAGATGTCAACAATATCATTGCCCTATTTTATCAATTCAAGCCTTATTAATATTCTTCAAAACCATCATGAGTTTGTTAAACTCATTTGAGTGGACTCTAATAGAAGTACCTTTAGCAAATCAAAACCAAAGCATCCTCTTCAACATGTATAGACAATTATTTAAAACTTCATTATGTAAAGGAGTTGAAGTTTTGCCCACAACTTATGGCATCCTCCTTCTCAGTCTCTTCTATTAACACCGGATCTGATGGGTTCGATGAGTTTACACTCATTGTCCTCTCTATTAACTCATCCTTATCGTTCTCTTTCATTGTTGGCAACCACATATCATTGGCACCAACACTTGGCCAAATCTTGGGTTGTTAATAGTACACTCATCTTAATGCCCAATTCCTTccattaaacttctcaatttctattttcgcCCTATACATAATTGCAGTGAAATAATTTACATATGGttattagaaaaacaaaaagcccaaatcatattaaaaaaaaccctagcctTACCATTGACGCCAATTTTTTGTGAAAAGAACTATGGAAATTAATTGATCTTGCAATTCAAGTCTaatgtgagaagaagaaattacTAAAGAATTCGTCTGGGAACAATGAGATTCCCATATATTTATGTGTTGCGGTTGGAGGATCAATACCTACCCCAAGGAAGAGTAGTCGCCAAGAATTCCACTATAAGTCTGAAAAATATAGATTTCACAACTACTCAATCCCTCAAGTGTTTCATAGCCCTAGGTTACACCTGAAGTAAACCCAAAAGTGTTCTCACTATCTCTCACCAAGAACTCATTTAGAAAACTCGTGAAGGAAAAAACCTAACACTCCCCGAGTTGTCTTTAGTGTGTAATAATCGAGTAAAATTCGATCTCCTATATATAATATTTGTGTTCAAAATATAAACCCTTTAGAAAACCTACTCAATCTAGAAAACCTATTCAAATTAGAGGACCTACtttgattgagttttctttATGTGCTTAAATTCAAAGACATATTCTAATAAGTGTCTTGAATCTTTTCGTTATAGTTATTAGGATTAATACCccgaaaaaatccaaaaccggTACACCAGTAATCAATTTATCATATGTtagtttttataaaattttactatcaaattattgagttgaatgacacgtgacaattaatggatgtactagtttgaggttttaccCACCGTGACAAGTTGTGTTTTTtagtggtattaattcaatttaacggacactaatgaagggtaaatttgtcataaatgtacttaTTGGGATTTattgtggtcaaaaaatagttttgaataaatttgttacaagtatactaatttggagtttttgtggtcaaaaaaataatctaagataaactttaccaaaaaaaaaaaaaataatctaagataaatttattatagatgtacttatttgggttttttttttttttggcattaatCCTAGTTATTCATCCATGCCTTCAGTATGGGAACacatttcaattaaattttctgAGCTTGAAAATTCATTTGTAATAACGAgtcgaaaagggaaaaagaaaagataatagatatagattatatatatatgcattcgGATTTGTGTTCCTTTTGTCCAACAATGATTAATACTCGAGAAAAGCATATTAAAGATGCAAACATTTCTTATTTATTCAGTAGGGTAGTTCGAAAAACACCATTTACCATTTTCGAACGCGTAGCAATAGATCAACTATGAGTAAGTCAAATGGTACAAATGACCTATTTTTCTTGTACATACGCAAATATACATTTTTAATTAAACATCATACCTATTACTGTTGGTATATCAAGTGAGATGATATGATTTTGACACAAATACACTTAGTATGGATCCAGCTTCTCTAAAATTGCATGTGTTCTCATGCCGTTTAAGAAACTGCTAAAAACACCTACATGAATTGGACATTAATGAAgcatataaaaaacaaaaaaaaacaaaaaacaaaaaacgagAGATTAGAGTTGAGATAGCGTTGGAATCTCCTCCCACCCATGGATTGACGTATGGGAGATGTGGAGACCAGCAAGAAACATGATCCCTAGTCGATACTTATCATTCCTTCATCATAGTCAACACGTTCGCACATGTTTTCGTTCAATTTCCCAATAATCTATTTCCACAATAGGTTCCCACTGTCAGATTCAATGATATAAAGACACTGTTGGGTAGGGTTGGGTAGTGCATGAAAGACTGAGATGAGGCATGTGTGCGTAAGTTGAAAGAGGGCTTGTATTGTGGCAAAGCACCCCATGTGGATCCATGCGGTCATGCGAATAGACCTTCTCGACATTTCTTGTCAAATTGGGAGTCTCAAATAGGGTCTCACATGAACAAGAGGAAATCAGTAGATGATAGGAACTTTTTCGAAGGTTAGGTACTTAGATAAGGTCATGTTGTTTGCCACATTCTTTGTAAGCGAAAAGTTTAGTTGCAGTTTGATATTAGAATGTGGTTCATACTCCCCATCAACAGGATGGCATGAGAGTTCAACtgaatatatataaagaaattatatatattgggtATAAATTTGTTCCACTTGTTAAgttgaaatttaatttcatgaaGCTAAGAATGTGTTTGATAACCATATTATTAAAGGTCGAATATTAAGCTTTTCGGCAATTAATATTATCGAATGTGTTTGATAACTTTAATTACATACAACCTAATTGATTGTTTTAAGTCAAAAGCCACTAAATGCGGTAAGTAAGGAAAGGCTTACTTAGTTAGTTAAGTTATAAAATAcccaataaatattaaaatattatcaatcaTGCTGTCAAAACCTTTTGATAATCTGCACTATTCCATGCTTATcgagaatataataaaaatcattattcAATATTCATCTCCTGGCAGGAGCTTTTTACTTTTCATATTCGACAAAAATTTCACTGCTTAATATTCATTATTTAAACTTTCAAACacttatttttcagttttatcaGACGAGCCCTAAGCCAAAATTATCTTTAATATATGCCCTATTTTCTCATCTAACATTCATTGAATCTATATTAAGATTCTTACGTGGAAATTGGTTTGATGGTAACAGATTGAACCCAAACCTAACCAATAAAAATCGAAGTAAGTGGTTCGATTTGAGTTTTAATCCTATTGAATTGGTTTGGGTTTGGGCAAGAAACACTGTCGAACCAAATTGAGAACATCCTTAGAGATCATGCTTCACGTTCACATGCTACTTTCTCCTTGTTTCTTTAGCAAAGGGAAGCAGAGAATCTCCTAGCTAGAGAAAATTGCCTGGCTATTTTGGCTGTGGCAATATCATGagcttttttttccttataaataATGATCAGGAACAGTGATTAGAtacttttgattgttttgtttatttattatataacataaaatgagaaaagtgaaaaagttcTCTAAAGATAATTGGGTTGGTTTgaggatgggccttaagcccagcCCAATGTAAACAAAATAGTAGGCCCATCAGTCTATACTGTTTGACCATGTTCTAACATGGCCGCCGAATGATGCGAGAGGTCAGGGGCGAAGGAGGTCGGGGAGGCAGTCGAACGCCCATTTGAGCGGCCCGACGACGGCGAGCGGTCGATCTGCGGTGGCGacggagagagggaggaaattGTCCGTCAACGTCAAACCAACACTCGGATGAGAAGTTCATCGATTACTTTTTGTATACAGATTCCATTGTGAAATAGAAATCATATGTAGGTGTATTGAAAAATCGCGATCAGGTCAAATTAATTGTCCATAATTCTATGATGTAGAAAATTTATCAACAATGACTGATTTGATGAATATATACCAATAATTTAAATAGATAGGATTTACTTTGTTAGGCTAACTACAATGTTTATTAGCTCATAAAGGAacaaatttctttaattaaagtTATCAATTTGAAGTGGTTCCAACGATTTACAAACTTATAAAACAGAAGTTAAATTATTAAGCGATAGTATAAAAACTTAAGGAAAATTGTgcaaatgatccaaaaatattGGGCCTAACGAGcaataaagtcctaaacatttaaATCTGGACAATCAAAGCTTAAACACTTCTCAGTTCAAAACAATATTAAACCGTCTAATGCCCGCTCAAACAAATTTGGTGACGTTACCCGTTCGaattcaacatggcatttgtgGCCCTGGCATGGGTTACGTCAGaatagtcaatttttttaatacacgcgaataataaaaaaaggcccaTAATTACTTcggtatgtatgtatgtatgtatgtatgtatgagAATAGGGTCCTTAATTATTCATAGAAACGCTCATAAATTGACCGAtgtcaatttttataaatagtAACTTGAGAAAGGGACACCACCGACCAGTAGTGCCCAGTGGTAAATGGGTTACATCGTCTCACGTTATCGGTCTTGCACGCCCGATGGAAACGCGGGGACCGCTTCGTACACATTAGTAACTTCCAGGGGATGTCGTTAAGCCGGTCATTGCTCCCGCCCTTTcacgaaaagaaataaaaactagaGATAAAGATGGTGTGGTGATAGTAACCATGTGACAGTAGTTATAGTACTAAAAAGTCTCATGAGAACTTTCTAAATATTGATTAATCATATATAGTATGAGATTTTACAGTAtcattaacaattattttaaaaacttaaattattagatgcagatgtgatttaatatttaattattccaaCATTCTTCCTCACGCTTAATTGAGTTTTTTTGTTCGATATTAAGTGCGGACATATTTACTTGGGCAGAATGAAGTCCGGtaagatttgaattcaaattttcaagttctGATACCATATAAAATTTTGCAGGATCACTGCCAACTGTTTTAATAACTTGAGTTATTAGATTAAgacgtgatttaatatttaattattccaaCATATAATATTTCCATTTTCAATCACCGATTACAAATAGTAcgagaaaaataacaattgtcCTTGGAAATAAACAATGGCGATGGCCTAGACACCTATATAGACACACAATTGTCACATTGTCATCGTAGTTTCCATAACACATCCATGTCTTAATGGACTCGTTGTACATATGAGCGTACTTCATCTCAATCATTAAATTATGTGATTGTTGTGACATTGCCATTCTAGTTTCCACAATACGTTCATGTCCCAAATGTCCCATTATACATGCGAGCATACTTAATCTCAAACATCAAATTATGTAAGAATGTCAATAGGCCAGATTGGGTCGTGTTTTCATGATACCTAGATCCGATCATTATCATATGGAAGTACATTCGTTTAAACCCGAATCGAGACTCATCCCGAATATGACCCGAATTGAGACCCGTCACGAATTACTTATGGGCCAGATAAAATAGACTCACATGCTCTGTGCCGAGTTGTCTCACTCAGGAGGAACAAGTAGGGAAAGTCTTGGATTTCTTTCGTCTGAGACCGAGCTCCTCGGttctgaatctgaatctgaatctgagAGATTCGATTCCCGACCCGCCGGAAAACCCGACCCGCCGATCTCGCTGGCGCCCATATTCTGACCAGATCTTATCTGATTCCCTCAGatctctttccttccttcctctctctctctccccgtcgCCCATCTGCAGCATCAATCCATCCGCGCACCCGAATTCCGTCCGCCGCAAATTCATCTGGAGCCTGCCCACTTCACCTTTCGATCCGGCAGCAACCCGGGCGTCGTAAATTTCGCGTCTTGCTGCGGGATCTATCCGTTTCGGTTGATGCTTCGGCTCGGGTTGGAATCGGAGTAGCTGCTGCCGGCGGGATCGATGGGATCCTCTCACTCGGTTCAGGAAGCGAGGGACGACGAGGAGAGCCAAGATGGGGAGGACGACGAGGAGGAAGAGGACGAGGAGGAAGACGGGAATGCGGTGCTCAGTAGGAACGAATTGAGCAATACCCACCTGGTCAAGAAGGTGCTGGAGCAGGAGCCGGAGATGTTGCCGTGCTACGCGTCGGCGTCGCCGCTCTCTCCGCAGCTCTCCACCCTCGGGACGCCGCGGATGGGGCCGTCGATCAAGGTCTGGGACCCCTACAACGTCCTCGCGCCGCccccgccgctgccgccgcccccgccggtGTTCTCCCGGAGCTTCTCCTCCAGCACGATGGAGGAGGACCGGGGCGCGGCCGCGACGGAGGTGTTCTTGATCAGCCACGGCGAGTGCGAGACCGGCTTGAGGCCGGATTTGGTCGGCGGGCGGTGTGCTGCCGCGGGGCTCACGACCAATGGGAAGCGGCAGGCCAGGGCCTTGGCCGTGCTGCTGAATTCACATGGTGTCCGGTTTGGCGCCGTATATTCTTCGCCGCTGGATCGAGCAAGGTCGATGGCAGCTTCGGTTTGCCAGGTAAAAATTGGATCATATATTGATGAGCTTTAAATTGGTTTGCTTGCTACTTTAACCGAGTTGGTTCTTTATGTGCAATTAGAGAATGTGGATTAAAGTTGTGTTTGCTTCTTTGGAATCATGAAGTGTCAATTCTCAATTGTAGTAAATGTCGTCGAATTGGAAGCATCAAGAACTTGAATTTTGTTAGGATTGATAAAATGAGTTGGGGGAACTAAGAAGAATATACTAGCAATGAGAATGCAAACAACGTTGCTAATTACAGTTGCAAATTTTATGTGCTAACTCTTGATATTCAACTTGTGCAAGACAGTATTATATCAGTTTCGAGTCGGAAGCGCCAAGCTTGACTGCTTGAAATGTGAGTTTTAACTCAGCTTGAAAATGACATGAATTAGATTGCCACATATATGATGGGTCTTATTGAGTGGATAGGATTTCCAGCTTTAATTTAGATGTTGTATATATAACTAATTATAGGAAGGGACCTTGTCTTCATTTGACCTATCAGAATATTCAGTTGCTTCAATTAGTGAGTGCCAATGAGCTTTGGTAGAACTGCAAATAGCCCTTTGTGATCCTAGTATATGGAGGAAGACCAAGCACAAGCATTTAGGACCCGTTGTCAAGTGATGCACGTGGAATTTTGCCTACTCAACATTCACATAGAATTGTTTACCACACACCTGCGTGTAAGGGATAActggctctaataccatattagaaagcccaactcaaaagcttaagttgATAAGTTGATAGGTGGAGGgagaccacatgaatataaagaaTATTTAGGACTCGTTGTCAAGCGATGTGGAATAATATTTCAACATGAAAGAAAGTAAATTTGAGCAGTTGGGTCAAATTTAATAGGCCCTAGAAACTGCTGAGTAGATATAAGAAGTGGATGAGAAGCATGACAGGGGTTGAGAGTCGTCGAcaacattttcttcattaagTTGGTGAGTAATTAAGCTAACCATGTCAAGATAATGTGGGCACCACCAAATTATGTCTAATAAGCTTAGCTAGTGAGAAAATTTTGTGGTGGCTTGTCATCTGGTGAGTATCAGCAATCCCACATTACAAAGAAATGGTCTTGTTGAAGCTGACCGACGCCTATGCAGTTTGCGGTCTTCTTTGGTTACGCCAACAAACATTTTGTAGACATCCCATACCCAGAGCTAGTGTCATATTTACTTAGTTGAGAGAATGTTATGTGATATAAGAATGTTTCCATCCTGTCTTTGACGCAATATAATTTGAACTGACCACTCATTTTGTTAACGATTCTGTCTAGgaaatgaatttttcctcaGAACAGATTCAGTTGTCAGATGCGCTTACAGAGATGAGCCAAGGTCAATGGGAGGGATGTCCTGTGTCAGAAATATATACGCCTGAAATTTTGGGTGTAATGGAGAGACTTCAGCCTGATTTTTCTGCACCTGGTGGAGAGTCTCTTAGGGAGGTGGAGTTCCGAATGGTTCGCTTCTTAAATGGAACCGTGCTTGGTCTGCCTGAGAAGTTGCGCTCAGATTTCTCCATCCACGGTGCAAATGAGAACCATCGATACTCCCACCAGAATGCATACGCTTCATCCAATTTTATTGGTGACCGAGATGGGCCTTCCCTCCCATCACCCCGCTCCGATTTGCTTCTCAGACACAGGCAGggattgacaaagaaaaaatcTGGTAAGAGCAGGCTTCAGTATGTAAATACTACTGGAAATCATGATACCGAAGATGATAATTCTCCTCGGGAAGTGCATTCCCAGAACACACTGCATGATCTAAGTGAAAGGAGCTCTCTTTCCAGTATTTCCTCTTGTGTCGGTATATTTACACATCCAACTACGATAAAGTGTCTAATCACGGGGATTATGGGATGCAGTCCTCTAATGTCTCATAAGATCTGCGTGGAAGATTCCTCAG
This Eucalyptus grandis isolate ANBG69807.140 chromosome 7, ASM1654582v1, whole genome shotgun sequence DNA region includes the following protein-coding sequences:
- the LOC104453532 gene encoding uncharacterized protein LOC104453532; the encoded protein is MGSSHSVQEARDDEESQDGEDDEEEEDEEEDGNAVLSRNELSNTHLVKKVLEQEPEMLPCYASASPLSPQLSTLGTPRMGPSIKVWDPYNVLAPPPPLPPPPPVFSRSFSSSTMEEDRGAAATEVFLISHGECETGLRPDLVGGRCAAAGLTTNGKRQARALAVLLNSHGVRFGAVYSSPLDRARSMAASVCQEMNFSSEQIQLSDALTEMSQGQWEGCPVSEIYTPEILGVMERLQPDFSAPGGESLREVEFRMVRFLNGTVLGLPEKLRSDFSIHGANENHRYSHQNAYASSNFIGDRDGPSLPSPRSDLLLRHRQGLTKKKSGKSRLQYVNTTGNHDTEDDNSPREVHSQNTLHDLSERSSLSSISSCVGIFTHPTTIKCLITGIMGCSPLMSHKICVEDSSVTVLQHSWKTGWQIKRLNDTSHLRLL